CGGGCAATGCTGATGTTAAATCAATACATCGGTGCAtcccatttttatttataaaagataaaaaatctataaaaacaatAGATTATTCATCAAAATATTATTGTTTAAGTCTGAGATCTCATCAGGAACTGTATTGATGTGATTAAAGGTCATGGCAGATAAAAGGACTTCAGGTTTAAGACTTCAATAAGCTCCTCCACTAATCAATAATCCTTCCTAATGTTACAATTACCAAAGGAAGCACTACACAGAGAAAACATACACTATACACGTGTGAGAGAGACATCCTGCTCTGCTTCAGTGGGTTTCAGTTTACGGACCCTTAATGGCTAAGCACAGTATACAGACATGGGATATGGAAAACTCACAATGTACAGTGTTTGATCGCactttttttcacacatacatgcatgaaaacatttctctcttttgcatgtttattttccttctgACAGGTAAAAAAGCACCAGCAGGCAGTCGTGGGTTTCCTGGAGGCCAATCGAATCAGTTTCCAGGAAGTTGACATCACCatgctggaggagaagaggcTGTGGATGTACCAAAACATCCCCAAAGACAAGTGTCCGGAGAAAGGCAACCCACTGCCTCCACAGATCTTCAATGAGGATCACTACTGTGGGGTACGCTGACAATTCTTTTCTTCAGgcttctcataaaaaaaaaactgtaacgTTAGGTAAATTTATACACTCTGACAGTGATGTTTGGGATCATTTTTGTTCGTTGTATCATAAAACGTGGCTCTGATTGTAAAGTAAGGCCATATAAGGTGGAGCTAGATATGCTGCTAAATGAGTTCATTCAGT
The Labrus mixtus chromosome 12, fLabMix1.1, whole genome shotgun sequence genome window above contains:
- the sh3bgrl2 gene encoding SH3 domain-binding glutamic acid-rich-like protein 2 codes for the protein MVIKVYIASSSGSVAVKKHQQAVVGFLEANRISFQEVDITMLEEKRLWMYQNIPKDKCPEKGNPLPPQIFNEDHYCGDYEDFFQSKEDNTVFAFLGLSSQPSVKDSES